CATGGCTGTCCTTGTCGATGAAGGTTGAGCGGCGCACCGTAAAGCGCTCGAGGCGGGTTGGCAGCGGAACGGGGCCCACCACCTTGGCGCCGGTGCGCTCCGCCGTCTCGACGATCCGCGCCGCGGATTGATCGAGAACACGGTGGTCGTAGGCCTTCAGCCGGATGCGAAT
This genomic window from Anaerolineales bacterium contains:
- the rpsJ gene encoding 30S ribosomal protein S10, producing MAKQKIRIRLKAYDHRVLDQSAARIVETAERTGAKVVGPVPLPTRLERFTVRRSTFIDKDSHEHFEIRTHKRLIDVLDPDSKTIDTLMRLNLPAGVDIEITI